A stretch of DNA from Scomber japonicus isolate fScoJap1 chromosome 19, fScoJap1.pri, whole genome shotgun sequence:
TTACATTATCTATAATCAgattcttgattaatcaattgtTTTGTCGATGATGTTAcgtttatgttcatgtttgacagaaaaaatgtaaaatgtttaagaAGGGGCAACCATCTTAACAAATTACTAAAAACGGTTATTTGATGTGGAAAATATTTGTTGTCGATTGAATAATTGATTCATCAACAAATTATTTAAGATCTTGTTCAATTCATGAAAGTATGAATGCTAGACTGAAAACAGACAGAGCAGATCAATTTGTGAATGCCACTCTGTATCATAAACAAACTAGGTTGTCATATATTGAAACCCTATTGCTAAACAAACTTACTTTATCAAATGATGACACAGTGAACATCGGGTGTTAGGAGTTACAGCCTTGACTGACACAACCGGAGTGTGTGCACCTTCACTCACCTGCAGCCGTGAATTATGAAGCATGAACTCTTGCTGCTTTTTAAAGTTTGCATCCATCGATTTAGAAAGCAGAAACCCCATGGTGGCGTTGTTACTGTTGACCtacaaatacaacacacaatTTTATGCAGCAGTCCACACATGTGCAAATATACTCCCAGGCACAAATACTCAATGCATATATGGTTAACCTACTTCCGGTGTAACTTTATTTCAGACACACAGGTCCACATACAAGGACAACACAGAGGCTCAGTTAAGGTCAGTATTATGACTCGATTAGTCGAGAAATACTATAGAAGACTAGCACTTGTCCATCTTGAGAGCTTGAGCAAGACTCTGAATGCATCATTACATGCTACCTGaagctttttcatttttgccTTACTTTCACTTCACAACTACCGGGTTGTTTCAACATCATCTGCACACAGTTTGCAACACTGGCATGGATATTTCCTCATGACCCACATATCTCACTCTGTTCACCACATTTAGCTCTTGGTCTGCCATAAAAATAAAGGAAGTTTTTGCTTCTGGTCctgttcttattaataataacatagTGCACACCATAATGTGGGCAGACTCTGAGCAAACTCTTTACATTTAAACTTAATTTGCCTCAGCATGTACACTGCCAGTACAGTCAGCTGTAATTTAGTCACCAGTACACGATATTGCTAGTATCTAATGTACAAACTGCGTTGTGTATTGTCCAATGCAAGCAACACGTTAAACTTTCCTGTTAACTTACATTTCGCTAACGACACTGAGCTAACaagactgaaaatgaaattagCTTCCCATGCTGCTTCACCCAAAAGCTTCTGTTTTGACCTTGTGGTGGCTTGGCTAACTTAAATGAAAGCTTTGTACATACCTAATGTATTTCGTAGGTGGTAAATGAATGGCTAAATAATATATGGATACTGGTCACAACTGTCAGGACTGTCGAAGACTcaaaaataataagtaatttTATCAAAACAAGTGTGTGCGACGCGTTATTTTCTTCCCACCCGTATTCTGTGAAGATCCGCCCTCCTCCGGCTCTGATTGGCTCTAACCCCGACATTCTTGCCCTATCCCAAACCATCTCACTTCTCATGCCTTAATCTAACCAATCCAACCAACGGAGGCAACTACTAGTAGCCAATCAGAGGAagagtagggcgggtcttcTCTGAATGCAGGTGGGAAAAAGTCGTGTGCGACGCCTTGAAAATAGGTAACTTCCTACAGTCTATGGTAACTTCTTACCTACTGTACTGGTAATACAGGAATTACAGTCAAGAAGGATGCATTTGCAAATGTTACATCAAACCTAAGCAGAGGTGCATTAACGTAATATGTGATATGGCATGTAACTTACtacaaaaataattacatttcaaatgaatCGTGAACCAGGATGGTGAAACATCAGAGGGAGTATAAATAATTTCTATTCATAACcagccaaaaacaaacaaaaaaaatgccaGGACATTCAGGATGGTTAGTGTTGCTTGTACTAAAATTACTATACAGTCCATGGTCCCAGGGTGCCTGTAGTTAGTTGGGAAATGGCTCCCTCTGTTGGACAATTTTTCAATTAAACTTTGAAATATGTTAAATTCAAAATCTGCATCACAGCCCAATTGAGTGATATGGAAAATTTAATTTTGAATGGGTCATCAATAAGACTAAAGCATTAACTACAACATGGGCAACCTCTCTTTAGAATAGCCTCCCTGCAACATCACCTGGTGTACATTAATTTAAGTGTAACTTCTCAGGAAAGCTTgttgcctttattggacagtttGTGGCAGAAAGGccaacaggaaagaaagaaagaaagaaagaaagaaagaaagaaaggggtaAATGgatatgacatgcaacaaaggtccttTGCCAGACTCAAACCAGGGACATTGTGGGTATATGACATGCGCTGTAATGAGGGCGCTCCGGGAAAgacttttttctgttgttgtccaaGTTCAAGTCTACAgtaaaatcattaatttgataaGTTTCATTACATATCTAAGATAGTGCTTCATGACAGCTCCAACACCCtacagtatgtatatgtgtatcatGTATTTAATAGAATAGTCTGATTAGTGTTAGAGCTTTGTTGTGGAAAGTTAAACATGAATTCAACCTATCTCCCACAGTTTTATTGCAGTAACATTTACCAATATGGATCCCACAGTTTGCTGGGCTGAGGAAATACTcagtatgtactgtactgtatttgtcACCCTCATAggtttctgttttattaatttatcaataCCATTGCTCTGGGATGATTCTCTTGGTCTTATGAGAATTAAGAGTTGAAAGCCAatacttaaatgttttttctccctATGAACTTCTATCTATGCCTCCATCTAATGAGCAGTGAAGCTGAAAGACAAAGTGCTTTTGGCTATAAAGACAGTATAACATAATCTTAAGACAACAACATGAGGGTATAGGTGTCACGAGCTACTTCTTGTTCAGTTCTGACTTGACCAGTTGCAGTTTTGTCATATGATATCTTCATGTGATATCTTCAAGTTGCAGTGAACCATATCAAACAAAGCAGTTTCATTGGTGCATAGCAGCATCTATTACACATGGCCAACTTTCACCTTCGTAGACAGACTGCACATTAGTTTCCACCTTCTTGCAATCATGCTGTACATACATACTTTAGATTATACTGCAAACACTTCCTCAACAAATACAAGTGTACAAGCCACAACTTCATAGCATAAATAAATGCCATTGAGTCATACTAAATTTGTATGTCTTTTCCCAAATTTAAGATGAAAATTGGTTTTGTGaggaaattaatattttttttcatatttcaatataATCTCTTGGAGCCACACTCACAATAATTATAACGCCAAGGCagcctcacattcagtcttttaAGATTGTCTTAAAAGCCTCATAAGATGCTAGCTAATACTGGACTTGATAGAGAGTCATATCAGATCTGTGTGACCTTTCGTGCAATGGCAGATAAACCTTTAAGTGATAAGGAGAGTCCATCTTGTTTCCAAGGGATTTCCAAAAGATACTGTGGAGATTAAACATTACGGGCAAGTTTTGGCAAAATAAACTCTCTTCAAAAAACAGGACTGAAAAGATGAGATACGTGACACCATCCTAATCccatatttaaatatgtgtagTCATGTCTAAACACATACAACATGAGGGATCCTGTAAGAGATCACATGGAAAGCCCACAAAGGTTTTATAGAGTCATGCTATCGTTGAGAacctgtgagagacacagattGAAATGATTGGATGCACATCGACCTTTTCATGGGAATTCCACCTGGTTGATCACGTGATGTTGGAGATGATACAAAAAACGTGATTTGTTGCTTTCAGAATTTCTTCAAATCAAATTTCCAGCCCTCCCAAATGACATGATGACtctgttgtgtttatttgagtTTCTGATCTTGATGGTGGTACTTTCTTAGAGGCATATCTACACTGACTGAAAACTCCagttctcctttctttttttttgttaactgtACTCTGTTGTACtgtcagagaaaaagagaaaaacaaccaGAGAGACAAGTTATGACATGAGAGATTTGGACTCAAGTCTAAGCCAGATTGGTTTCTATTTAGTTTCTGCAGTATTAACTCCTCactgtttaaaatgtacagtatatcatatttcattatcttcaaatattttaaatgtgttgttcatATTGACTACTATTGTTTTGTGTcagatcttcttcttcttcttcttcttcttctttattattattattattattatttagtatcATCTTTTAATtgcattatcattatatttGTAGTAGAAATGTTGTATAATGTAATTGTTCATTCTCAACCTTGGGAACAGTAGTTTGACCAAAAATCATGATACAAAGTAATACATTGCTTTGAGTATTGTAGtatgtttttctcacttttcttcttttctccaagCACAAATGGGTCatgagctgctttttaaaagtgttcagGGATCCTAAGTCCAATAGGAGACAGTTCCAAAGTTTAGGAGACGCAACGTCAAAAGCACAGTTTCCTTAGTTTCAAACCTAGATCGAGGGACAACCAGCAAACCCTAATCCAGAAGACTTTAAAGACCTGCTGGTGACATGTAGAAGGGCTGCAGTTAATCTCTAATGTAGGCAGAAACCTGACCATGCAGATCTTTAAAGGTGATCACATGAACTTTGACTTGGATTCTGAATTTAATGGGGAATCAGTATCTGTGTCATATAAGACCTTTTGGAGGACCTGGTCAAGAGTTTAGCATACGACTTTTAGACCACCTTTAGATGATCCAGGGATGTTTCGCTGAGGCAGGTGAAAAGAGAGTAACAAAAGTCAAGACTTCAAAGAACTCTCATATAGGGGCCATTCTGCTTAGCTATGCACTTTTGATACTTTAACTACTTGCTGATATtacttttacagttttatttttatgtatatgtattaaatattttaaatgcagaaagttttatgtctatgttatatgtATACTTTAACGATCTGATCATTTGTTCTACCACTATTgattaggaggaggaggaggaggatgatgatgatgacttctGTTaggctgctgttgttgctgatgATGCTGTTGTTATACAATTGATTATAAGGTTGttggttttttggttttttgacAGTTACTGTAAATGCTGACTGTAATGAATCTCACTGCTGCGTGAAACAGCAGAGGGAGAAGTTGTGTGTTGTAATGATACTGTACTTTACACATGACATCATTATTCCACGAGAAAGAGAAATGGGACAAAAAAAATTAGCAGATTAGTcatttattgtatatttctaACAATATTTTGTGGGTTTGCTTTATGGTTATTGCAAATGgctcacagacaaacaaacgTCTAATTATCGAGGGCGGCACACAGCTTTATTAAGCCTTGGTTGAAAGTGTAACTTTATGACCACAAGTAGGCCAACCGATTTAGATAAGAGATTTCCTTCCTTACAGTAAACGGCTGTGTAGTTAACTTCCGATCGTCAACAGTGAGCCGACAAGATGACTAATTACTCGCTGGCTGATTTACAGGCGAATAGCGAGATGTGACGATctactttactgtatttgttcCCCCATCGGGGTTCGTGGGAGAACTGTGGGATGTAATGACGCTCACACTGAATACGTTCAATAGTAGCCTACTGGTCCCCTAAATTGCattgtgcagtgtgtgtacgtgtgggCGGGTGTGTATGTGCCTGTCTGTTTAGGTcggtgggtgtgtgtttgttgtcgAGGAATAAAACTGCGGTGCATGCAGACTGGGAGCTCATTCAACAGttagaggaagaaggaaataccAGATGAAAACAAATCTTACCTAGTTGCTTCATGACCTGAAGGTAAGGAAACACACTATTATTCATTAACTGACAAACAGctcttaaactttttttttcttgaaacgtttgtttgttcatttgtatTAATCTGATTTCTATATTATAAATGGGAACGTGATCATACacttgactggtactgtatatttatttttattatatcactatatatttttaattaatttaaatggtTGAATTTTAATTGAGTATTGagtattatttatttgagttCATAAGTGTTGAACCTAGACTGAAGACTATATATAGTTATACTGTTTAATGTTCAGTGCAGGCTTCCAATATATAGTATTGTTTAGTGTTCATTACAGGCTTCCAATATATAGTATTGTTTAGTGTTCATTACAGGCTTCCAATATATATTGTTTAATGTTCATTGCAGGCTTCCAGTAAAAGATTTCACTCAGTGATAGACTGCTTTTAGTTTACTCTTATCAAGTGTTTAGTGAGAACAGCACAACTGAGCTTAATCATGAAGACAGCTCACCCATATTCAAAAGCCAATTTGTCTCCTCCATTTATGACTCCTGCCaatttcctctttatttctcaggaaaacaacagagaaaatgTCTAATCATGTACTAACCACATAGTAGTTGGCTCAGCTTAGCCCTTTGAGATGTGCCTGATACGCTGATGTGTAAATATAATTTGACTTGTGGATAAAGCATAGTCCTTAACAGGACTCTTAAGAATGTTGTGTATATTTAAGctttaagacttttaaaaaatgcttacTTTTGTCCTACTGAATTGTTTCCAAAGAAGTGTGATGTGTTTACATAACCAGTTAAAAGTAGGtttttcaaatatgtttgtgtttgcatggcATCAGAGTTTGCATGGCATCCTGCTTCTAGTCTTTTCTTCTAGTTTAAGTTTCTTCACAAATAGGGAAGtgaaaatgctgcttttattaAGGAGAGCCGAGTCATGCTTAGATTAGGAATATCATGAAGTATGATCCACTAACATgtgatgttgtgtgttttaggtCTTAAGGTTGTTTGAAGGCAGTGGTGTTTCACAATGATGATTCATATTCCCAATTGTATGGCTAAACGATTTCATCTGTAAAAATCCCTTTTGTTTCTCCCTTAGGTGTCAATGGACTGGGCCCTTGTCTTTGTTTTGCAAGTCACGTTTCTCCCATTTATCACATCTCACGGTATGCAGTTTAATGTGTGCAGCAGTGGAGATATCTATGAACAAATTGGAGCACAAACAGgacaaaaaaactgcattttaacattttatcttgacattgttttgtattattttcctgCAGGTTTGTTCAAAGTTGAGGCTAAGCCAAACAAGTACACATCAGAGCTTGGAGGAGAAGTTGTGATGAAGTGCAGGTTTGACCCTGTACCCTCAGATCCTCTTACTGGCCTGAAGGTTTACTGGTACTGGACCATGGACAACTTTCCGGATCGGAAAGTGTATGTGATGGATAATGGGGAGAAGGATTTGTCACTCCCGGATGTGGACTTCCAGGGCAGAGTGAAGTTTTCTACTGAGGAGCTGCAGAATGGCTGGGCTGTGTTACAGGTCAGTACTGGCAGTGACACACACAATTGTCAGGGCAGATGATGTGTTAGTTCCTGTGAAATTACCTGTAAGAGATGTAATGAACTTGTTATGTTGTTATAACTTGCTGTAACATGTTATAACTATGTACAGCAATTAGGGGGTAAGATGACCTAGAAACTGTACTCccttctttaaaatgtcatatttaagCCTTGGTTATTATCTGTTTTGACAGTATGAGATACAAAGATTCCACTGCTGAGAagcaacagaaaagaaaagtgtttgcTTAAAATAGAACAATATGTGGACCAAGAAAGTACTGAGATTTTAATCTAAGTGTGAAgttaagagagagaaaaaaaaagtttctgctGATCATTCTTATTCTAATTTAGTCTGTACAGTGCAGGACaagggggaaaaagagagggatTATGCCTCAAGTGACTTTACTTTGTTATTTTGTCATGTTACAGTTGTCCAGGCTCAAGATCAATGATTCAGGAACCTACCAGTGTCTGATCGACACAGCACTAGGGACTGATTATAAAAAGATGACTTTGTCTGTTACAGGTAAGCATCTCGTCCACAATATAAAAGTGTTACTTTTTAGGTTTTTAGCTGAACATTTCAGAGGCTTACTTCCTGGAATAGTCTTGCTAAATGGCTGCACGATTGGTCATTGCTGGGCAGACCATTACTCAGCCTGAAAATGAAACTAAGACTGGTATTACTCAATTTGGTAAAAATACTCTTAGCTTATCGGAACCTTCCTCAAGATCATCCCCTTATTCATAATATGAAAGATCTCTCGATCCTAATCATCTCCATGTCAAAGTAGTAGCTACTCTAAACACAAAGTATGTACAGTATTGTCTATTCTGACTCTAAATCTGATTCTCTTCTAGCACCATATAAAGCCGTGACTAAACACATTCAGGAGGTTGCAGAGCAGGATGAGTTGCTGCTGACATGCCAATCTGAAGGATATCCTGAGTCCACTGTTGTGTGGCAGGATGGACAAGGGCAAAATATCATTCCCAACACCACTTTTGTGTCAACACCAGACCAGCTTATTAAAGTCACCAGTCAGATACGCATCAGGTCATTGGAGAAAAACAACTACACCTGTCGCTTCACAAATGATGGCCACTCTGCAACATTTCATATTCCAGGTAAACACTATATTTTTCTTAAGGGTTCTCTTCAGGATGCAGAATATTTAATAGGCGAGACAAGCAGAtatggattagggttagggtttatttAATTTGTAGCAGCAACATTGCATGCATTGTGTTGCATATTTCATTGCATTTTCCTTTCTGCTACCCACATCTAAATGAAAGTAAACAGGTTTGAGTTTGCAGCTGCAGCTTAAAGGTTAGAGGAAGCCACGAGTGTTTGTTATCTAAAAGCAAGAATTCCTCGCTTACTGTCACATTCTGCAGTTTATTGCCAACccacatgaaatgtaattattaagAAAGAGGATATGCAGTACAAAGGAAAATATGACAGTTGTTTTCCATTTAGAAGTCTAAATTCTCCATTCagtgaggatgtgtgtgtaGGATGTGTTTTGAGCTTTGCAGTGCGTAGGAGTGCAGCCACGAGAGGTATCTTCATGTGTGGAAAAGTGTTGCCTGTTGTTGCAAAGTGTAGGCATGTAGGCAGTTTATATATGTGTAAAGGACTTtcctaaaaaatattttctaatttGATCTTGCTTATAGGAAGTTACAGTTGTACACCTGAAACCAGACAGAATCTgatgatttttattaaaaatgaaaggaaaatgcATGGTACATAcaacaacagaaagaagaaaagtaaaagaagatTAGCCAGCTAATCAAAAACTGATTACACAAGCATCATTTCAATAGctgcacttctttttttttttttgttcttgacCAGAAGGGGAAGTTTGCACCACTTAGTCTTATTGGGATGTTTGGTTATTTCCAAAGTAGCCAAACATACTTAAAACATGGTTATATCAGTGCTGAATTACACGTGTGATACTGTTGATTTTGGGGCATATTTGAACATTAATCCTTCTATGTTTCCCCTCTTTTTACAGATGACATACCAAACCATCCTGTAAAAAATGATGCTCTCATCGTTGCATTGATCATAGGCTTGATTCTGCTCATTATTGTTGTCGTGCTCACTTACCATCGACGGAAAGGTAATTAATCCTTCAATTCTTGATTCAGGACATGTTGCTTGCAACAAATAGAATGCAGGTgtagactgaaaacatgatgtcAAAGTCACAATGCCATTAGtccaagggttagggttagggttagggttggggttggggttggggttagggttaggaggttGCAGAGCGGGATTAGTTGCTGCTAACATGCCAATCTGAAAACATGATGTCAAAGTCATAATGCCTTTAGTCCAATAAATCAACATCAAATAGAAATTGGTCTTTGGTAACGACAAATGTGACAATGCGCACCTGACGCAACACATAATAGTGCACATAGAGCTATGGTGAAACATTAAAGTGACAAATGGTGACAATACAAGTGACAGCAAtacaacaacaatacaacagACTGTACTTGCACTTGCATATGAAGCCATAATACACAACAATAGATTTTGGCCCTGCAGACAAGCACCTGACAAGTTGGCTGTGCTGTGCAGAATGGGTAAAGTCACTGCATGGCTGGATTTCACTTTAGGGTGTGCACTGAAATAATATTTGCCTGAAATAGAGGTGATAATCCAGTTGTTTGGAGAGAGGCCAAATTCAGCCTTTTGTTATTTAGTCCTTCCGCATTTCCCCATTGTAAGTATTCACAttggtttatttttaacatataaacTGTTTGAGAAAGTGGGGATAAATACTGCAGTGACTTTGGATAGAGTATGATAGAATAGTACTTTTTGATTGACCaaccaaaactgaaaatgtgtcttCAGTTTCACCTTGAACAATTAATCATACCACTGAATGCATTAGTCAGCATTCCAAATTTATCCATAATGCATGACCAGAGCCAGCAATGCTTACTTTGTGTTTCTGACACGTAGGGAGAAGACTGTAAGTAAACAGCAATATGCCAACTCAACACAATACGTGCTGCTACACAGTTTAATGAATGTTGAGTCAAGTCAGTATGGTTCTGAAAAGAGGAAGTTGTGTGTTACACATAGCATACATTGTAGCTGAGGGAGTTTTAGCATCATGTGACTGAGAGCGCATGTTTGCATGTGAGCATGACTTAGCACTTTGAAAATGACATATGTTAAAACATCCATGTTTGGAAACACCCAGCTTGGTTTGTGTGACGGGGGAATTTGAGGGTTTTTGTAAATGCATGGGTGGTTTTTCAGTGTGGCACATGCTTCTTGTTTGTATAATCCCCCAAACAAGCATATCATCATATCAATAGTAGGATTATTACACGTTTCTGCCTATCTGTGAAAATCCTATGAATTCTTACTTCAGTTATGGGTTAGGAAACCTTTAGATTTATATATTGGTATCAAGAAAGAGTGAACCTTCATAGAGGCAAGTTCATctgtaaaataatgattaaaaaaccctaaccctatataAAAACAATGGATGTACTTACAAGGGCACATAAAACACATGATAAAGATTTACAAGATAATATAATTATGATATTGAATataataatgaagaaaaataataaactaattaaactaaactaatttgTGACCCAAAACAGTATTAACTGTATTACTCTCTCTGTCAAATGTGTGTAAAGTTtagttaatataaaacatttcccAATACATGATTTAAAATCAAACACTATTCTGTcccattttattattatattatatatttcaattaGACACTATTTATATACAGTGCCAATCAAACCACATATAATGacttccatccttctatccatGTTGAAATTAATACAAACATACTGTACCAACACATTTAATTGATAGCAATGTTTCTTCAATAGGAGCCGGCACCCACAACACCAGGAACCTTCTGGTCAATGGTCGTGGCGGGTTTTTTCCTGCTCCTGTCTGTGAGTCTAAACAGAACTTGtgctgttttatattttctccTTGATTCTACTTTGATGGTTAAGCACTTggcaacattattttaaaaatggagcCTCATAAACTAAACGCCTAAACAAAATTTCAGCAAGAAATCATTTTGCCATTTTGAGTTTAGTCAGATTATTGCTGATGCATTTCTGTTAGGTAAGACACCCACAATGTCATTTTTGTGGCCACACTTTGCCACAAAAAAGGGTGAGATAAATTATAATACATTTAGGGATATCCCAAAAGTCTGATGACAAGGTTTTTCTCCcactatgatgatgatgacgccTACAATCAATTCCCAGGCTCTTTCTCAACTAGTTGATTTTTGCTGTGAATATCATATTCGTTTGCATGTACATTTTCACAACAT
This window harbors:
- the LOC128380411 gene encoding uncharacterized protein LOC128380411: MDWALVFVLQVTFLPFITSHGLFKVEAKPNKYTSELGGEVVMKCRFDPVPSDPLTGLKVYWYWTMDNFPDRKVYVMDNGEKDLSLPDVDFQGRVKFSTEELQNGWAVLQLSRLKINDSGTYQCLIDTALGTDYKKMTLSVTAPYKAVTKHIQEVAEQDELLLTCQSEGYPESTVVWQDGQGQNIIPNTTFVSTPDQLIKVTSQIRIRSLEKNNYTCRFTNDGHSATFHIPDDIPNHPVKNDALIVALIIGLILLIIVVVLTYHRRKGAGTHNTRNLLVNGRGGFFPAPVCLQIGKENDEDLRENLRASLKAHYADNSFSTEMGYHWDDPHRLQNNEGQPVTLQSLIPEAEEMLFIEGPPGSGKTTLAHILISSWVKGPTDALTNLLDLSMVHLLLYVDCSTAKGDLFQEIISQLSLGEKVSTEDELRTVLTRSNVLLLLDGYREGDQLFDDSLKTFISERKGCRVLIMACPGHCPTLRETVGTRELLKLQTQTVKY